The following are encoded in a window of uncultured Sphaerochaeta sp. genomic DNA:
- the secA gene encoding preprotein translocase subunit SecA — MGTSLFTKLFGTKQDKDLKSLKPLVELVNKESAWAESLSAEEVRQQTQRFKDQVAQGTSLDSLLPKAFALAREAASRVLGERHYDVQIMGAAVLHQGKILEMKTGEGKTLTCVPAAYLNALTGKGVHVVTVNDYLAGRDASWMGPVYEYLGLSVGVILSSMDNEAKRSSYSKDVTYGTNNEFGFDYLRDNMKWSEQEKIQPKHHYCIIDEIDSILIDEARTPLIISGQSEDDSAQVLGAAKIAPLLTECEKNPDTGDYYEPDPLARFDRKAPVFEEHGDYKLDEKQKRVSFTNQGMNHIEELLNKYHIINGSLYEDENFEYVHYVTQAVKALRLYTADVDYVVVEGQVQIVDEFTGRILHGRRYSEGLHQAIEAKEKIKILGQNKTLATITYQNFFRMYDKISGMTGTADTEAPEFLKIYGLDVVVIPTNKPIVRKDYPDLVYYNEEFKFKAICEEIQKVHSTGQPILVGTISIEKSELLSVLLRRMGVKHEVLNAKNHAREALIIENAGAKGAVTIATNMAGRGTDIKLGGSLDGRARAICGADATAEELTEAIKKVYPAWKHDYEEVKELGGLYILGTERHESRRIDNQLRGRSGRQGDPGASRFFVSLDDPLMRLFASENLKTMLGKIGMQDGEPIEHRMLSNAIEKAQKRVEDRNFEIRKHLLDYDDVLNEQRNYLYDERDAILRDEHLLERVRGICHDISDDIVDQVFSDGKEDKKGIKLLEEMLTTFHLEIPPLPEQASADEYKQQLRQYIDKEIDDKVALTGEKPFNDFLRFNYLRQIDLRWQDHLTALEDLRDAVGLRSYAQRNPLVEYKVEGFEIFTEMLEGIKVFMAQTLVRVKITKPEQQYRQKAKEAKTVESHQAQGAFSSASQGPRRVQGGGDTAPVTVRRQTPKVGRNDPCPCGSGKKYKHCCGKNT; from the coding sequence ATGGGCACCTCACTATTTACAAAACTGTTCGGAACCAAACAAGATAAGGACCTCAAATCCCTCAAGCCACTCGTAGAGCTGGTCAACAAGGAATCAGCCTGGGCAGAGAGCCTCAGTGCTGAAGAGGTGCGCCAGCAAACCCAAAGATTCAAGGATCAGGTGGCACAAGGGACAAGCCTTGATTCCCTCTTACCCAAGGCCTTTGCCTTGGCACGAGAAGCCGCAAGCCGTGTATTGGGTGAACGACACTACGATGTACAGATTATGGGAGCGGCTGTGCTGCATCAGGGAAAGATCCTGGAAATGAAAACCGGTGAAGGAAAGACCCTTACCTGTGTTCCAGCCGCATATTTGAATGCGCTTACAGGAAAGGGCGTCCACGTAGTCACCGTCAACGACTATCTCGCCGGTCGTGATGCCTCCTGGATGGGTCCTGTGTATGAATACCTAGGACTTTCTGTGGGTGTCATCCTCTCATCCATGGACAATGAGGCAAAACGGAGTTCCTATTCCAAGGATGTTACATACGGTACGAACAATGAGTTTGGGTTTGACTATCTCAGGGATAACATGAAGTGGTCTGAGCAGGAAAAGATACAGCCAAAACACCACTACTGTATCATCGATGAGATTGACTCAATCCTTATTGATGAGGCAAGGACCCCCTTGATCATCAGCGGACAGAGTGAGGATGACTCTGCACAGGTACTGGGAGCAGCAAAGATAGCACCTCTGCTCACTGAGTGTGAAAAGAATCCTGATACCGGTGATTACTATGAACCCGACCCACTTGCACGTTTCGACCGCAAGGCTCCCGTATTCGAGGAACATGGGGACTACAAGCTGGACGAGAAGCAAAAGCGGGTTTCTTTCACCAACCAAGGAATGAACCATATTGAGGAATTACTGAATAAGTATCATATCATCAACGGTTCACTCTATGAGGATGAGAACTTCGAGTATGTACACTATGTCACCCAGGCAGTAAAGGCACTTAGGCTCTATACCGCCGATGTAGACTACGTGGTCGTAGAGGGACAGGTACAGATTGTTGATGAATTCACCGGCCGTATACTCCATGGCAGGCGCTACAGTGAGGGGCTCCATCAGGCAATTGAGGCAAAGGAAAAAATCAAGATCCTTGGACAGAACAAGACTCTCGCCACAATCACCTACCAGAACTTCTTCAGGATGTACGACAAGATCAGCGGCATGACCGGTACCGCAGATACCGAAGCTCCTGAGTTCCTCAAGATCTACGGCCTCGATGTTGTGGTTATCCCCACCAACAAGCCGATCGTCAGAAAAGATTATCCGGACTTGGTCTATTATAATGAAGAGTTCAAGTTCAAGGCCATCTGTGAGGAGATACAGAAGGTACATAGTACTGGACAGCCGATTCTGGTCGGTACCATCAGCATTGAGAAAAGCGAGTTGCTCTCAGTCCTGCTTCGCAGGATGGGCGTAAAGCATGAGGTACTCAATGCCAAGAACCATGCACGAGAGGCATTGATCATCGAGAATGCTGGTGCCAAAGGTGCGGTTACCATTGCCACAAACATGGCAGGACGTGGAACCGATATCAAGCTTGGTGGCAGCCTTGATGGTAGAGCAAGAGCCATCTGTGGTGCTGATGCTACTGCAGAGGAGCTTACTGAGGCAATCAAGAAAGTATATCCCGCATGGAAGCATGATTATGAAGAGGTAAAGGAGCTCGGTGGACTCTATATCCTTGGCACTGAAAGACATGAATCCAGACGTATCGACAATCAGCTACGTGGTCGAAGTGGCCGTCAGGGTGACCCTGGTGCCAGCCGGTTCTTTGTCTCCCTGGATGATCCCCTGATGCGCCTGTTCGCCTCTGAAAACCTGAAGACCATGCTCGGCAAGATCGGCATGCAAGATGGGGAGCCCATTGAACACCGTATGCTGAGCAATGCAATCGAGAAAGCCCAGAAACGTGTAGAGGATCGCAACTTCGAAATCAGGAAACACCTTCTTGATTATGATGATGTGCTCAATGAACAGAGAAACTATCTCTATGATGAGCGCGATGCAATCCTTCGTGATGAGCACCTCCTTGAACGTGTCAGAGGCATTTGTCACGATATCAGCGATGATATAGTTGACCAGGTATTCTCCGATGGCAAGGAGGACAAGAAAGGAATCAAGCTGCTTGAGGAGATGCTCACCACATTTCACCTTGAGATCCCTCCCCTTCCCGAGCAAGCTTCTGCAGATGAGTACAAACAACAACTGCGGCAGTATATCGACAAGGAGATTGATGACAAGGTTGCCCTCACTGGTGAGAAACCATTCAACGATTTCCTCCGTTTCAACTACCTCCGTCAGATCGATCTCAGATGGCAGGACCACCTCACCGCTCTTGAGGATCTTCGTGATGCAGTGGGCTTGAGAAGCTATGCACAACGTAATCCGTTGGTTGAGTACAAGGTGGAAGGATTTGAGATCTTTACCGAGATGCTTGAAGGAATCAAGGTTTTCATGGCACAAACCCTGGTAAGGGTGAAGATTACCAAACCGGAACAGCAGTACCGACAGAAAGCCAAGGAAGCCAAGACGGTGGAGAGTCACCAGGCACAAGGAGCTTTCAGTAGTGCAAGCCAAGGTCCCAGACGAGTACAAGGTGGAGGGGACACAGCACCTGTTACGGTAAGAAGGCAGACCCCAAAGGTGGGAAGGAATGATCCATGCCCATGTGGGAGCGGTAAGAAATACAAGCATTGCTGCGGAAAGAATACTTGA